The DNA window TTCTGTGCTTTGCTCAAGCGCTTTTGCGATAGGCGGTCCAAGCGGAGCTAAACTTGACTACGCTATCACTGGGCAAATAGGCGAAGTAGTGGTAAATCCATACGACACTGCCCCACTTACAGCAGTCATCAAAAATGGCGGCTACACACTAAGCAATGCCAAAGTAACCATTGTGCCAAAACAAGGTGGTCAGGTGATAAGCTACAAAGTGGCTGACAAGCATCTTCGCACACATGGCGGCATCCCAGTTTTTGGCATGTATCCTGACTATCAAAACACCGTTGAGGTCGAATACGACAAGAGCTACAAAGGTAAGACCGAGCACATAAAAGAGAGCTATAAAATTTACGCCCCAGCTATCTACCTAGAGAGCGCTGGCACGCCAAATCAAAAGGGCGCGCTATTTGACAAGATCGAGGTTACTAAGCCAGCGAGCGCTAAATTTGCAAACCGCCTCTACTATGTAAATAACTTTGTAAATAAAACAGGCAAGGGCACAAAAGTAGTTTGGAACAACCCAGCTGGCGGTGCGATCGAGTGGAACTATAGCCCAAATAACTTCATCCTTGATACAAAAGGCGAGGTTAGATGGTACCTTGAGCCAAGCAAAATTTATGATCTTAAACAGCCATTTCACGCTGGCGTTATGATGGGCTTTAAGCAAAATGACGACGGCGCGATGACTTGGGGATATGGCCAAAGATACGCAAAATACGACATCATGGGTAGAGAAATTTTCAACCGTGAGCTACCAGCTAGCTACAACGACTTCTCTCACTCAATGGACGTAGCACAAAACGGACACTACTTCTTGCGCGTGGCAAATGCTGATTATAAAAGAGCTGATGGCAAAAACGTAAGAACCGTGCGCGACGTGATCGTCGAGCTTGACCGAGATGGCAACGTAGTTGATGACTTTAGGCTTTATGAAATTCTTGATCCTTACCGCGATATCGTGCTAAAAACGCTTGATCAAGGCGCAGTTTGCTTAAACATAGATGCTAAAAAAGCAGGCCACACAGCAAGCTCTGATGAGCTTCAGTCTATGGATACACACGATAAATGGGGCGATATAGTTGGAGCAGGTCCTGGACGTAACTGGGCTCACGTAAATAGCGTGGATTATGACCCAAGTGACGATAGCATCATCATCTCAAGCCGCCACCAAGACGCAGTCATCAAGATCGGCCGCGATAAACAAGTAAAATGGATCATGGGTGCTCACAAGGGTTGGAGCGATAAATTTAAAGATAAACTCCTCCAGCCAGTTGATAGCAAAGGCAACAAAATAGTCTGCGAAGATGAATACTCAAAATGCCCAGGATACGAGAGCGACAAAGGTGGCTTTGACTGGCAATGGACGCAACACACAGCATTTAGGATAGATAGCAAGTCTAAAAAAGGCGAAATTTACCTAAGTGTCTTTGACAACGGCGACACAAGGGGCATGGAGCAACCAGCCATCGCTGGCATGAAGTACTCTCGCGCGGTCGTTTATAAGATCGATGAAAAGAAAAAGACTGTTGAGCAAATTTGGGAGTACGGCAAAGAGCGTGGCAAAGAGTGGTATAGCTCGGTTACTAGCCTTACGCAGTATCAAGATGACCTTGATAGCGTGATGGTCTATTCAGCCGTTGCTGGCATGCAGTTTGACATCGCAAAAGGTCGCCCAGTAGGACTTCCTAGCCCACACATCGATGAGTTTGAGTGGGGCGCAAAAGAGCCTAGCATCGAGATAAAGATGACAAATGCTATGGGCTATCAGGCGTTTCCATTTAGCTTGCAAAAAGCTTTTGAGAAATAATCTCTCTTTTCTTCCCTTTTTGCCAAGTGCAAGAAGGGGAGTCTTTGCTATAAATTTAATCTATCAATAATAGATACAAATTCACATTCACTCATAAATTTTAAAGCTCTAAATTAGAAATCTATATTGTAAGGATATTGTTTATTAAGGCGATAACGTATAGGATTAGCACTTATATATAAAAATATATATTTAACATAAGGAGAAAAAATGAAAAAATTTTCATGGCTTTAATGGTGCTGTTTACAGGCCTTTTGCTTAATGCGGCTTAGTTTAGAGAGATTAAAGACATATCTGGCGACATCGTCAAAGTCCCTGTAAATGTAGAAAAGATCGCTACGCTTTGGTATGCAAATAACCAAATCGTCTTGATGCTAGGTGGTGCTGACAAAATAGTCGCAACAACCGATCTCATAAAAAACAACAAATGGTTCGCACATATATACCCTAGAATTTCAAGCATTCCAAATGGCGTAAACGGCAAGAGCCTGCAAGTAGAAGAGCTGGTCAAACTAAGCCCTGATATAGTCATAGCCGCAGACAAAAAGAACAAAGAGGAACTAACAAAAAATGGCTTTAACGTCCTTTATCCGTCATTTACGAATCATGCGGATATGAAAAGAAGCGTATCTATAATGGCAGAAGCCATAGGAGGCGACGCGCCGAAGATCGCGGAGAAATTTAATAAGTATTTTGACGGCAACCTAAAAAAGTGCTAAGTAAAACGGATAAGATCACTGCGTCAGATAGACCAAAAGTGCTTCACATAGCAGATGGCAAGAATTTATTTAAGGTTGACGGCGCAAATACGATCATAGACGAGTGGATAAGTGTCGCAGGCGGCCAAAACGCGGTTCAAAAAGCTGGAAATATGCTTGAAATCAATGCTGAAGAGATACCAAATATGAACCCTGATGTGATCATCATAGGCAGAGCTAAAGCTCCAGAAATTTTGAAAAAAATATATGAAAACCCTATCTACGCAGACACTAACGCTGTAAAAAAATAAAAGAGTTTACGTAAATCCTACCGGCGTTTTTAGCTGGGATAGATACGGCGCCGAGGGGGCATTGCAAATTTTATGGGCAGCTAAGATATTACATCCTGAAATTTTTAAAGATATAGATATAGCAGCCGAAACGAAGAAATTTTATAAGAATTTTTACACTACGAGCTAAGCGATGATGAAGTAAATTACATCTTAAATGGCTTAGACCCAACTGGAAAATAGTTTATCCTTACGGCGGTAAATTTATCTACATTTGCCACTAAATTTATCCATTTTCAGCCTTTACTTGTCTATTAGAACTTACTAATTTGATATATGCTAACTACTACTTAAATGACTAAAAATTTGTGGATTTGGTGCTAATTAAAAAGATAAACAATTATAAAAATTTAATGATAGAAGAAATTATCCCAAAGGAAAATCCTTTGGGATTAAAGTGGCTTGGTTAAATTTTAAAGATCAACTTGTACATCGTTTTTAACTTCGATTGTAGTTGTGCCATTGCTATAAAGAGTATAGCCATCATTAGAGCTTGGATGACCACTGCCCCAACCACCATCGGTAAGTTTTAGCTTATCACCTTTGTCGCCATCTATTCTTAGTGTACTCTCACTACTATCACGTAGTATATCTTGAACATTGCTAGCTGTAAGAGTTAAGTTTGTGTTTTCTCCATTAGTCATATCTAGTCTTTCGATATTTTTAACATGACTAAAATCAATACTGCTATCAGCAACTTTTAATGTATCATATCCGGTTCCACCGTCTATTGTTGCACCAGATATGTTAGTACCTTTTCCGATGACAATTGTGTCATCACCAGCATCGCCTCTAATGTTAGCATTATTTAAAATAGTGTCTTTTTTGATCTCTATTGTATCGTTACCAGCTCCACCTTCTATGTTGGCATCATTAAACGTTCCAGAGTTAACAAAAATTTTATC is part of the Campylobacter concisus genome and encodes:
- a CDS encoding aryl-sulfate sulfotransferase, which codes for MKKTLSCVALASVLCSSAFAIGGPSGAKLDYAITGQIGEVVVNPYDTAPLTAVIKNGGYTLSNAKVTIVPKQGGQVISYKVADKHLRTHGGIPVFGMYPDYQNTVEVEYDKSYKGKTEHIKESYKIYAPAIYLESAGTPNQKGALFDKIEVTKPASAKFANRLYYVNNFVNKTGKGTKVVWNNPAGGAIEWNYSPNNFILDTKGEVRWYLEPSKIYDLKQPFHAGVMMGFKQNDDGAMTWGYGQRYAKYDIMGREIFNRELPASYNDFSHSMDVAQNGHYFLRVANADYKRADGKNVRTVRDVIVELDRDGNVVDDFRLYEILDPYRDIVLKTLDQGAVCLNIDAKKAGHTASSDELQSMDTHDKWGDIVGAGPGRNWAHVNSVDYDPSDDSIIISSRHQDAVIKIGRDKQVKWIMGAHKGWSDKFKDKLLQPVDSKGNKIVCEDEYSKCPGYESDKGGFDWQWTQHTAFRIDSKSKKGEIYLSVFDNGDTRGMEQPAIAGMKYSRAVVYKIDEKKKTVEQIWEYGKERGKEWYSSVTSLTQYQDDLDSVMVYSAVAGMQFDIAKGRPVGLPSPHIDEFEWGAKEPSIEIKMTNAMGYQAFPFSLQKAFEK
- a CDS encoding ABC transporter substrate-binding protein; the protein is MLSKTDKITASDRPKVLHIADGKNLFKVDGANTIIDEWISVAGGQNAVQKAGNMLEINAEEIPNMNPDVIIIGRAKAPEILKKIYENPIYADTNAVKK